Sequence from the Pan paniscus chromosome 12, NHGRI_mPanPan1-v2.0_pri, whole genome shotgun sequence genome:
ggcaaggccagggtagggcaCGGCCAGTGTAGGGTGAGGGTAGGGCTAGGGCGAGTTCAGGGCCAGGGCAGGACTAAGATAGCACAGGGCtaaggcagggccagggcagggccaaaAGGAGGGGCCAGGGCCAAGCATGGCCAGTGTCAGACCTGGGGATTGTCAGGGCCAGGGTCAGGGTCAAGGCTGGGCCAGGGACAGGGCCAgagcaagggcagggccagggagaaAGCAGAACCAGAGAGGATCCAGAGCAAGGCCAGGGTCAGGGCAGAACCAGGACCAGGATAAGGCAAAgccaaggccagggcagggcaaggccagggcagggcaagaTCAGGGAAGGGCAAGGCCAGGGTAGAAAAGGCCAGGGTAGGGCCAGGCCAGGGTAGAAGGCCATGGTAGGGCcaaggccaaggcagggcagggctaGGGTAGCACAGGGCATGGCCAAAAACAGGGCAGGGCCATAGCAGTGGCAGGACTAGCAACAGGGCTAGGGCAAGCGCTGGACCAGAGCATGGTGGGGACAATACAGGGCCAGGACAGAGGATGGCAAGGCAGGTCCAGGGCCATTTCATGGACTCAGTAGGCCTGGGgtcaggccagggcagggcaaaGGCAAGGCCAGGGAGAAGGCAGGGCCGGGGCCAAGGCAgtgccagggcagggcaggaccaGTGCAGGGCCAATGCAGGGTGAGGGCAAGGCCAGGGCATGGAAGGGCAGGTCAGGACCAAGGAAGGCCCAGGAGAGGGCCACGGCAGGGTCATGGCCAGAACAAGGGTATGGCTGGGGTCAGGAATATGGTAGGAtgagggctgggcccaggctGAGGCACGCAGGGCAGAGCATGGCCTGTGCAACGCATGGCCAGGCCATAGAGATGGGAGGGCAACACCAAGGCAGAGTCAGGGTAGATCCAGGGCTGAGCAGAGTCAGGGCAGGTCCAGAGTCGAGGCAGAGCTAGGGCCCAAGCAGGGCCATGGTAGCACCAGGGCAGAGGAGGGCAGGGCAATGCAGGACTGGGCCATGGCAGTGCCTGGTCAACTCCGGGGCAGGGCCAGAAGCAGGACAGGGCCAGGGCCAATGCTCAGGCCAGGGACAGGGCATGACAGGACGTGCCAGAGCAGGGCTGGGCCAACGTTGGGGCAGGGCAAATCAGACCAGGACACCTCCAAGTCCAGCTctggccctgccttggccctggccCCTTCCTAGCCTGACCttgtccctggccctgccctatCCATGCCCTGTGTGTTTGACCAGTGTTTTATAACCAGAATCCCACAAGAAACTTAAATTAgttctttttgtgcatttttagtagagatggggtttcacaatgttgcccaggctggttccaaactcctgagctcaagccatctgcctgccttggcctcccaaagtgctgggattacaggagtaatctGGCCAAGTACTTAACTTCTTTATGCCTGTTTCCTACATTTGGAAAATGGGGATGCTTTAAGTACCTAGCACATAGAATTATTATGAGAATCAATGCCtcacatatttacatgttgataaaaTTATACTCATAGAACACTACTGGAAGCAAAGATAGTTTTAGTTAAAATTTAGTGATTACTgcaaatattattactattacaaaCAACATAGTATAGACATTACTACTACTATAGTtatcttaaaaatctaaaataaaaattttacgtAATAGCCTAAAGTAATCTATCCTGCTCTGCCCTGGCTCAGCCCTAGTGCCGGCTCTGCCCCTAGTCCTACTACATCCCTGGCCCTGACCCTTCCCTGGTCCAGCCGCTGCCCTGGCCCTTCCCATCTTCAGGCCTTACCATGGCCCTACCCTGGTCCTGACCCTGCCCTGGTCTGGTCCTGACCCTGGCCCTACCCCAGAGAAGGGGTATGGCAGAGCCAGGGAAGGGCCGGGGCAAATAAGGGACAGGACACATCCAAATCCAGGAAAGGGCCAGGGCCATGACAGAGCCAGGGCGAGTCCTTGGCAGGGCCAGGCTCCAGGCCAGGACCAGGAAAGGGTCATGGCAGGGTCACTGTATGGCCAAGGTCCAGGCCAAAGCCAAGGCAGTGGCAGGGTTAGGTCTGCATAAGGGCAGGACCAGAGCCAGTGAtatggcagggccagggccagggccagggctgtgcCAGGACAGAACAAGAGCAAAGCAGGGCAGGACCACAGCCAGGCCATAGAGAGAGTAGGGCAAATGCCAAGGCAATGCCAGGGTAGTGCCAGGGCTGAGGCAAGGTCAGGGAAGGTCCAGGGCTGAGTCGAGGCTAGAACCAAGACAGGGGCAAAGGCCGGGGCAGATCTAGGGCACAAGCGGGGCAGATCTAGGGCACAAGCAGGGCAGGCTAGGGCAGGGCAATGGCAAGACCAGGCCATGGCAGGGCCAGCCCAGGATAGAACAGGGCACAGGCAGGGCAGGGTCAGGGCCACGGCTGGGGCAGGACAAGGACCAGGACCGGGGTCCAGGCCAGGGCAAGGGTATGGCCAGGGCAGAGGTAGGGCCAGAGCCAGGGTCTGAGCAGGACCAAGGCAGGTCTATTGCAGGGCCAGGGTTCAGACCAGGGCCAGAGCAGGGCTgggacagggccagggccagaacCAGGAAAGGGCAATGTCAGGACAAGGGCCGTGGCAGGACCAGCAACGGGGCTAGGACCAGGATAGGGACAGGGACAGGGTCAGGGCTAGGGCCAGAATAGCATGCCAGGGTAGAGCCAGGCCAAattagggccaggacagggtcaGAATCAGGGCTGGGCCAGGGTATGGCCTTAAGTAGcgaagggccagggccagggtccaTGCCAGTGCCAGCGCCGGTCCAGGGCAGACGCAGGGCCATGGCCAGGTCTAGGACAAGGCTGGGGCAGGGCCAAGGTCTGGGTCAGGGTCATCACAAGACCAGGACAGAGCCAGGGGTGGGACAGGGCCATGGTAAGACCAGGTTAAACCATGGACAAGACACCTGCAAATCCACTtcagggccagggtcagggcaggGCCAGTTCAGGGCCAGGGCCAAGACAGGGCCAGGGTAAGGGCTGCCAGGGTCattggcagggccagggccatggcaggACCAGGGTCAGGAGCAGGGGTCAATGCCAGGCCAAGGCCACAGATAGGACCAGGTCTGTGCTAGGGCCAGTGTGAGGGCCAAGGTGGGGTCAGGGCAGGGCCAaagggagggcagggccagggcagggtggagCAGGCCCAGGGTAGCACAGGGTTAAGGTAGGGCACGACCAACCAGGGCAGGTCTATGGCTGGGGCCAGAGCAGGACGAGGGCCGGGGCAGGGCCACAGCCAGGGCACGGCCAAGACAGTGGCagctccagggcagggccagggttaGGACCACAGACATGTCCAAGGCCAGTGCCAGGGCAagggcaagggcagggccagggccagggtcatCTAAGAATTAGGGACAAAGCCAGGCCCAGAGCTGGGCCAGGACAGGTACCTGGCAGGGCTAGGGTCTGGGCCAGAGCcacggcagggccagggccacaaCCAGGTCTGTGCTACGGCCAGGTCCAACACAGTGCCCAGGTAAGGCTAGGGTGAAGGCCAaggtagggccagggcagggtcaaagccaggctagggccaaggcagggccagggccagcaaggcagggccaggaaagcacagggccagggcagggccaggccagtgCCAAGacctgggcagggccagggccatagAAACGGCCTGGGCAGGACCAGGTTTGGGGCAGGAGCAAAACAAGGGCAAGGACAGTACAGGTTCTTGGCACAGCCAGGGTCCAGGACAGTGTcagggcagggccaaggcagggtcTGGGCCATGGTAAGACCAGCAACAGGGCTGGGGCTAGGTCAGTGACAGGACCAGAGTCAGGGCAAGGGCCAGAGCAGTGCAAGGCCAGGGGAGGGCCAGGCATTTCAGGGTCAGGGCCATGGGAGAACCAGGGCAAGGTCTCAAGCAgggaagggccagggccaggacaggTCCAGGGCAGGGCCATGACAGGACCAGGGGCTGCATTagggcaagggcagggccagagcaAGGTAAGGTTCAGGGCCAAGGCTAGGGTAGGGACAGGGCAAGAAATATGGCAGGACCAGGGGCAATGCCAAGGCCAAGGCTGAGTCAGGGCTgagtcagggcagggcagggcagggcatggtATGGCCAGTGCAGGACAGGACAAGAGCCGGTCCACAGAGAGACCAGGGCTGATGCCAAGAAAGAGCCAGGCTAGTGCCAAGGCTGAGGCAGTGTCAGAGCATGTCCAGGGCAGGGCCGGGGCCAGGGCCAGAACTGAGCCAGGGCACAGCCAAGGCAGGGTAGGGCAGGGAAATAGCATGGCCGGGTCAGTACTGGGACAGGGCAGAGCAGGGCAAGGCAATGGTAGGGGCAGGGCAGAGACAGGCCAATGCAGAGCCATGTTACACCGGGGCCAGGACACCTCCAAGTCCACTTCAGGGCCAAGGCTATAGCAGGACAAAGACCAGGGCCAGGGTCAGAGCCAGGTCTGTGCTGGGCCTAGCGAAGACTAGGGTGAGGGCCAAGGTAAGGCCAGGGCAGGGTCAAAGGCAGagtagggccagggcagggtgatGACACATCCGGAGCACAGCAGGGCAGGGTGATGGCAAGACCAGGGGCAGACCACTGCCAGCTCAGGGCCAGGGAAAGGCCAGTGCAGAGCCAGGAAAGGGTCTGGGTCTGGGTCAGGGCCAGGAACAAGGcagagcagggccagggccatggcagAGTCAGGGCAGGTCCTTGACAGGACCAGGttccaggccagggccagggcagcagcaggggcagggcctggataagggcagggccagggatatggcaggaccagggctagggccagggccaggccatAGTGAGGGCAGGGCAAAAGCCAAGGCAGGGTCAGGGCAGGTCCAGGGCAGGTCCAGGGAGTGGCCAGCACCAAGCGGGGCCAAGGCACAACCAGCGCAGGGTAAGGCAGGGCAATGGCACCACTGGGCCATGACAGGGCAAGGTCAGTGCCAGGAGAGGGCAGAACAGGCAGGCCCAtggtggggccagggcagggatgGGCCAAAGCAGGGCCAGGACATTTCCAAGGCCAGGTCAGGGCCAGAACAGGAGCAGGACCATGACCATTGGCAGGGCCAGTGCCATGACAGGACCAGGGTCAGGACAAggggcagggccagagccagggccagAGCCAAGGTCAGGCCAGTGCAGGTTCGGGGCAGGGCCAGTGCCAGGGCAAGACCAGGGAAGGGACAGGGTAGCACGGGGCCAAGACAGGGACAGGATGGGACCAGAGCAGCACAGGGCCGAGAGTCCAGATAACAGTAGGGCAGGTACAGGGCAAGGCAGGGCAGTACAGGGCCAGATCCACGGCAGGCACAGGGCAAAGCCAGGCCCATTGCCAATGCACCAGCCCTCCCTACAAGGCTCCTACCACCTAGCCACTGCTGCAGCCTGTCCATCGCTGTAAGCCTGACTCCCAACCCTGCCTGCAGCCGCCTGCCCTCCTAGCGCGGCCGCTCTCCTACCGTTCTGGCGCACTGCAGTCTCCGTCACTGCCACCCACCCGCAGCGAGGCGAGCCGTGGTGTTGCAGGCTCTaggtgtctcctcctcctcctggcatGGAGCAGCTGGGCGGGCAAAGCCAGAAAAGCCTAGAGGAAGTTGTGAGGAGTGGCAGCATTAGAGCCTCAACTTGTCATgctggccactgggtggcaggGGCCAGTTTCAGCAAAGGcactcacacccaccctccaAAGTCCAGCCTCTCCTTTTGGCCCAAGCTGGCCGGGAACTGGGGTCTGGGGTGGGTGCTGGAgacaccacagcacccagctcccCACTCCACAGAAACCATTGGGCCCACTGGGGCTGCACTCCTCGGGGAACAGGAGAAGCAGACAAATTCAGACCCAGCCAGCCCTCCGCACCCAGGTGCCAATTCCTGTTCCGGACACCTCCACACACAGGGCCCTGTCCCCCGTGGTGTCCCCAGGGGTGCCTGGCAGCCTCTGAGGCACAGACCCAGAGTGCACAGGCCCAGGAACCATGGTGGGTGTGGGGGCTCTGCCATGCTCAGGATTCCCATGCAAATGCTGCGTGCCCTGCCACACTCCAGTATGACCAAGAGTGGTTCGccctctggagtgtggagtcaGGGAGAGGAGAACCACTCCTTCCTTGGATGCCAACTCTGTTGACTGCCGCCAGCAGTGCAGCCCCGATAGCACCGAACTCGCCCCCGCTCCACGGCTAGTCCTGCCCTCAATAGCGCCCCTCACCTCCGTCCCCCAATGCCTCCAGTAGCGTATACCCGATATGCCCTAACCTGTCCTCCTCCATGGGCATTGCAGCCCCAGAAAGCACCCATAACCCACCCTCCCTGCTGTGGGCAGTGCAGCCCTGTGCAGTGCTACCAACCAGTACCCCTAATGCAGGCAATGACACCCTGGATAGcacccccaacccaccccacaCTGCGAAAGGTGCAGGCCTGGATAGCCCCTGTCCTACCACTCTGGTCATGCTGCAGTCTCTGTCACCGCCACCACCAACTACAGTGAGGCAAGCCAGTGGGCCGCAGGCTCTAGCTCCCAGCAGCCAGGCATGGAGCAGCTCTCCCTGATGGCTGGCTCCTACCACTCTGACCATGCTGCTGTCTGTCTCCGTGGCCATCTTCTTTCACTGCAAAGGAATAAAACTAGGTATCaataagaaaagtaattttgGAAACAATACAATCACATGGAAGTTAAACACTACCCTCCTGAATAAATGACTAGCGGGTCAATGAAGATACTAAGacagaaattcaaaaatttcATGAAACTAAGGgtaatgaaaacacagcataccaaaacttGTTACGCAGAAAGCAGTACAAAGGCAGAGATTtacagctataagtgcctactatccaaacaaaagaaaaacttcaaataaacaatacatcttaaagaactagtaaagtaagaacaaactaaaccgaaaataagaaaataaataagatcgtagcagaaacaaaattgaaataaaaaacacacaagaTTAAACGAAAAGTTGGTTTTCTGGAAagctaaacaaaattgacaaacttttaaccagcctaagaaaagagacaagattcaaataaataaaatcaacagattaaaaaaaggagacattacaactaatacttcagaaattcaaaggatcataacTGGCTATTATaggccaataaattggaaagccTAGTAGAAATTGGCAAATTCCTAGATGCATACAACCTACTTaggttaaacaatgagaacatccAAGACCAGAACAGATtggtaacaagtaatgagattgaagccatcagaaaaagtctcccagtaaagaaaagcccaggaactgATGTCTTCACTGCTGATGGCTTCACACCAAACAATTTAAAGACCTAGTACGAATCCTgctcaaactattttgaaaaacaggagggaatacttccaaacttattctatgagacCATTATTActgtgataccaaaatcagataaaagcatcaaagaagaaaactacaggccaggatctctaatattgatgcaaaaatcctcaacaaaataccagtgaATCAAATTcagtaatacattaaaaagataattcatcatgatcaagtgggatgtaTCCCTGGAATGCAGGAGTCACTCAACatacaatgtgatacatcataccAACCAAATAAACGACAAAAACAGTATCATCACGTCAACTGAAAccgaaaaagcatttgatgaaattcaacatcccttcatgctataAATCCTCAAAGAAACGGGCACAGAAGAAACATACCGcaacataataaaaactacaGGAAAGACACCCACAGCTAAAATCATATGGAATGGGGAAAAttggaaagcttttcctctaagatctggaacatgataaGGATGCCCCCTGTCACCACTGTTGTTTAACATAGTACCAGAAATCCTAGCTAAAGCAATCAGTGCAGCCCCTGATATGGCCCCCAACCCACCCTGCCCCCTACCACCAGCAGTGTCGCCCCCGCCAATAGCACACCCAACATACCCTAACTGCCCTGCCTCCCCGCACTATGGGCATTACAGCACCCCATAGCGCCCTCAACCCAAAAccgccaccccccccccccccccccacagcCTCACAGTGCAGCCCCAGATAGCACACTTAACCCACCTCACTGTTGCCAGCAATACAGTCTGGGATAGTGCCCCCAACCGGCTCCCCGCCAAAGGCAGTGCAGCCCGGTTTGAGTCCCCAAACCGCCCTGCCCGGTGCAGGCAGCACAGCCCCAGATAGCACACCCAACCAGCCACCCAAGACGGGCAGTGAGGCCTGAGATAGGGCTCCCAACCCGTCCCAGGCCACCAGCAGTGCAGCCTGGATAGCGCACTTACCCCGATGCCTTTCTACACTCTGGCTGGCTGCAGTGTCCATCGCTGCCACCAACCACAAACATGGCTGCAAACAGGAAGGATTTTATTCACCGTCGATGCGGCCCCGAGTTGTCCCAAAGCGAGGCAGTGCCCCAAGGTCTGTGCAGAGTagaacgcagctccgccctcGCAATGCTCTCTGGGTCTGTGCGGAGGAGAACGCAGCTCCGCCCTTGCAAAGGCACACAGCGCCGGTGCCGGCGTGGCGGAGAGGCGGACAGCGGCGGCGCGGCGGAGAGGTGGACAGCGACGGAGAGGCGGTCAGCGGCGGAGAGGCGGTCAGCGGCGGAGAGGCGGTCAGCGGCGGCGCGGCGGAGAGGCGGACAGCGACGGAGAGGCGGTCAGCGGCGGCGCGGCGGAGAGGCGGTCAGCGGCGGCGCGGCGGAGAGGCGGACAGCGGCGGAGAGGCGGACATCGGCGGAGAGGCGGAGAGGCGGACAGCGGCGGAGAGGCGGACAGCGGCGGAGAGGCGGTCAGCGGCGGAGAGGCGGTCAGCGGCGGAGAGGCGAACAGCGGCGGCGCGGCGGAGAGGCGGACAGCGGCGGAGAGGCGGTCAGCGGCGGAGAGGCGGTCAGCGGCGGCGCGGCGGAGAGGCGGACAGCGGCGGAGAGGCGGTCAGCGGCGGAGAGGCGGTCAGCGGCGGCGCGGCGGAGAGGCGGACATCGGCGGAGAGGCGGAGAGGCGGACAGCGGCGGAGAGGCGGACAGCGGCGGAGAGGCGGTCAGCGGCGGCGCGGCGGAGAGGCGGTCAGCGGCGGCGCGGCGGAGAGGCGGACAGCAGCGGAGAGACGGACAGCGGCGGCGCGGCGGAGAGGCGGCCAGCGGCGGAGAGGCGGAGAGGCGGACAGCGGCGGAGAGGCGAACAGCGGCGGAGAGGCGCACAGCGGCGGCGCAGGCGCGGAGAGGCGCACAGCGCCGGCGCAGGCGCGGAGAGGCGCAGGCCCAGGCTCCACTCCCCAGCTGCGAAAGGGTAAGAGCCGAGGGTGGCTGAGACTCGGGGTTGTTCAGGGCGGGGTGGGCTCTGGACCCAGCAGGCCCGGCACCCAGGTCAGGGCTCCAGGGGAGGCCAGATGGGCGAAGGCCAAGAAGGGGCCGGGGCTGGTCAGGAAGGGCTCCTGGTGACCAGAGCACTTTGCGTGAGCCAGCGTGGGAGGAAGGTGGGCTGGATGAGCCAGGGAGGTGCCGGGAGGGGCCTTGGCAGAGGCGACCACCTCCGTCAGCCCCCAGGCCACTGAACCCTGGGTAGCGAGAACCGACAGGGGAGGCTGCAGACAGAGGAGTGGAGGCTCCCCTGCTTTGGGGGCTCTGAGTAGAAGTATCTAGGGGGTCCCTCAAGAGGCCCCCAAACGCTTCCCCATGGTGAGAAAAGAAGGCGCAGAGAGGGGCACGGCGCCGGCGCCGGCGCAGAGGGGCGCACAGCAAGATTTGCTGTGATTTCTTTTATTGCCCCAAGTGTACCTCATCTTGGTAGATTTCTATtggctttaaaaatgtgtgtgttttgctgTTGGGGAGTGGAGTATTATACGGATGTCAGATTTTGCTGGTTGACTGTTCAGATCGTTTGTAAATCCTTGCTCCTTTTCTGCCTAGATTCACTCTGTCACTTacactggagtgcggtggcacgaacatgactcactgcagccttgacttcctacgGTCAAGTACTTCCCCTggcttaacctcctgagtagctggtactataggtgtgtgccggcacacctggctaaatttaaaattttttggagagatgaggccttgctatgttgcccaggctcgaactactggcctcaagctatcctttgtctttgcctcccagagttctgggattacaggcatgagccactgtgcccggcctctgccTAGTTTTAACAGTTGCTAAGAGAAGGATGTTGAAGTAGATGTCTTCTTGGTGGGTTAATCCTTTTGTCATTAAGCAGTTGTTATGATCACTTCCTTTTCACCCCATTGGTGAAGGAGGGGTCCCTGCCCTAAAGTGTAGGAGATGGCTGAACACGACACCTGGCGTGGATGGATGAGATTGACAGCAGTGTTTTAGTCACATATACCCACAGCTCAGAGGGCACTGCATGCCACACAGGGTCAGATGGGCACCGCACTCTGTAGCGGAGTGAGGGCTGGGGGCTGAGGAAGCAGGCAGGCTTGGTAGTAACAAGAGCACACAATGACCAATGGTTCCCGAGGGGGAGAGCAATTGGCTTGTTTGAATAAATTCATGGGCTGGCAGACAGGTGAAGTGAAACTTCTTAGGCTGAGGTGCAACTGTTCTGGCTGATAAAAGAACTAGCCAGGTGGGGAGCCTTTCCTGTTGGGTGGCGGGGTAGGGGGTGTCTGGTAGAAACAGGAAAACCCACGGCTAGGCCTTTGGGGCCCTGTGAGGCTCAAAGATGTCAAGGCAGCATAGGAAATTTTAGATCTTAAAATTCAGTGAAGACCCTCTCCAGCTCTGGTAAATTATTTTGCTTGAAGTCTACTTCATGAGATATTAATATATTCACTCCtgcttccttaaaaaattaatgatttcaCAGGAtatctttctccattcttttactttcaacctacttAGGTCCTTAAGTGAGTTTGAAGTTTCTTATGAACAGTATTTAGTTGGGCCATGTGTTTATTATAGGCTCTCCATCAATCTGTCTTTTGGtttatttagaccatttacatttaaggtgcTTATTGTTACATAATTGCTTATGtctgatgtttttattatttgcttgtttcctttttctttccctccatcTTGATCTATTTCTGTATAATGTTGTTGCGTGTATCTGTTTGTATAGTCTTAAAGTGTTTGCTCTGGATGTTGCAATATGTGTATTGTAATATAGTAGTCTACTGGTACCAGTATTTACCACTTCAAAGTGTGGAAACCTGCCTTGCATTTATGTCTCTTTACCTTTTCCACTTGTATAAATCACTGGCTTTAGTAGTACGTGGTGGTATAGTTTTTGTTTCAGTCGTCAAATGTGATTTTAAGAACTGTGGATTGTCTCGTGTATGTATCCACATTTCTGGTCTTTCCTTTGTCCCTCCTCCCATAGTCCCATATTCATCCCTTCTGCATAAGAACTTTCtgtagccattttttattttgattttttgttttaattttttgtattgtggaAATGACAGAACATATTTCTGTAGCCacttt
This genomic interval carries:
- the LOC129397141 gene encoding MAPK-interacting and spindle-stabilizing protein-like, translating into MTLPWPSPGPSLVLTCPSMPWPCPHPALALHWSCPALALPWPRPCLLPGLAFALPWPDPRPTESMKWPWTCLAILCPGPVLSPPCSGPALALALLLVLPLLWPCPVFGHALCYPSPALPWPWPYHGLLPWPGPTLAFSTLALPFPDLALPWPCPALALALPYPGPGSALTLALLWILSGSAFSLALPLLWPCPWPSLDPDPGPDNPQV